The Halanaerobium saccharolyticum subsp. saccharolyticum DSM 6643 genomic sequence TTAAAGGTAAAATAGATAAATCTTTAAATAAATTTTTATCAGAATCTAAGCGAACTGTTGGTTCTGATGCTGTAGCATATGTTAAACCCCGCCTTTTTGCAACGAATAAGGCCTTAAAAAAAGTAATGGCAGCTCTCGAATCACAGGGTTGTATAGTTAAGAATTTTAAAGCAATTAAGAACCACCAATCAGCAGTAGAATTTGGAAAAAATATCAAAATATAGAACTTAAAAACCGCAGTTAAAATTTGGGCTGTGGTTTTTTCAAATTATAAAAATTTGGAGTGAGTTTATAAAGTATGAGTAAAAATGTTTCGATCAAATTAGAGAATATACAAGAAATTATCGATGATAATGAACCGCAGCAGATTAATAATAACTACCAGGGCGAATTCTATATTAAGAATGAAAAATTATATTTAAGTTATGAAGATGACGCTGAAGGTATG encodes the following:
- a CDS encoding NADPH-dependent FMN reductase family protein, which codes for MQRLLIIHTPDADLKDIAEGIKEGAETQGFRVDMKNTKDIGNGISFYPYDLIVAGSPTKGIFKGKIDKSLNKFLSESKRTVGSDAVAYVKPRLFATNKALKKVMAALESQGCIVKNFKAIKNHQSAVEFGKNIKI